Below is a window of Actinomycetota bacterium DNA.
TCTCACCCTGCCCTCAGCCTCCAGTTTGTCCAGGTGGCACTGGAGGATCTGCGGCCCCGGGAAAAAGACGATGAGCGGATTGTTATTGAAGACCCGCGACGACAGTTCCGGAAAGGGCAGCGGCCCGCCCGCGAGTTCGGCCAGCACCTTGTCCTCGCGGCGCAGCAGCCTCTTCCTGGTCCTCTCCACCTCTGCCCGCGGTTCACCGCTGACGTTGCCGTGTGAGGGGACGACGTAGGCGGCGGACACCGTCGCCAGTCTGTCCAGCCCCTCCAGGAAGCCGGTGAGCCCGCCCGAAGACGGCGCGTACCAGGCCACCACGTCCCCCACCGCATCAGCGGTGAAGAGCATGCCGTTCTCCGGCTCGAAGAGGGACACCAGGCCGTTGGCGTGTCCCGGGGTCACTATCACCTGGAACCTGTACTTTCCCAGTTTGAGTTCACCATCAGGGTCGATGGTATCCGTAGCGTCGGCCTTGGCCATAGGGCAGAGACCGCTGAAATAGTCCAATATATCCGGCTTTTCGACGTCGTACGGGTTTATACCGTAGCGCAGCGGGAGGGCCATGTCGAAGGTGCGGTTGAGCTGGGAGGGTTCCGC
It encodes the following:
- a CDS encoding MBL fold metallo-hydrolase; protein product: MLPKGIVLHKDRETIWPASANVLLIRDEDGAILVDAGCGHEETYLRLKEFIVAQGLAMDDIHTVVLTHAHPDHMGAMRYLLQEISPRVFLHPVEVALAAEPSQLNRTFDMALPLRYGINPYDVEKPDILDYFSGLCPMAKADATDTIDPDGELKLGKYRFQVIVTPGHANGLVSLFEPENGMLFTADAVGDVVAWYAPSSGGLTGFLEGLDRLATVSAAYVVPSHGNVSGEPRAEVERTRKRLLRREDKVLAELAGGPLPFPELSSRVFNNNPLIVFFPGPQILQCHLDKLEAEGRVRCRGEEDGWLVELLR